The Bernardetia litoralis DSM 6794 genome includes a window with the following:
- a CDS encoding PD-(D/E)XK nuclease superfamily protein encodes MIFGGTGGANTKTGLVFEGETDLTTFLNSKNGYEVKDGNVFYEEELVGRIFKKYDFYKFLDELGINWKGLISKRLLPDDSIFVMIANTVFIIECKSQRVAGSVDEKLQTCDFKRKQYQKLLSRVNIEVEYIYLLNDWFKKPEYQDVLNYIHSVHCYYFFNYIPLAKLGLPVPKEEKKD; translated from the coding sequence ATGATTTTCGGTGGAACAGGTGGAGCAAATACTAAAACAGGTTTAGTATTTGAAGGAGAAACAGATTTAACAACATTTCTAAATTCTAAGAATGGCTATGAAGTAAAAGATGGAAATGTATTTTATGAAGAAGAATTAGTAGGAAGGATTTTTAAAAAATATGATTTTTATAAATTTTTGGATGAATTAGGAATAAATTGGAAAGGCTTAATTTCAAAAAGATTACTTCCAGATGATAGTATTTTTGTGATGATTGCAAATACCGTTTTTATTATAGAATGTAAATCTCAACGAGTTGCAGGTTCAGTTGATGAAAAATTACAAACTTGTGATTTCAAGAGAAAACAATATCAAAAACTTTTATCGAGAGTAAATATTGAAGTTGAATATATTTATTTATTGAATGATTGGTTTAAGAAGCCTGAATATCAAGATGTTTTGAATTATATTCATAGTGTACATTGTTATTATTTCTTTAATTATATTCCGTTAGCAAAATTGGGTTTGCCAGTTCCTAAGGAAGAGAAAAAAGACTAA
- a CDS encoding DNA-methyltransferase: MIEPFYKSEDKKFYLLKGDTFDLLESFEYKFDMIFADPPYFLSNGGLTIKNGKVASVNKGNWDKSEGLEYVNEFNRKWLILIREKMKENATIWISGTMHNIFSIGQLLTELDFKILNIITWQKTNPPPNFSCKFFTHSTEHIIWARKNEKVPHYFNYELMKELNDNKQMKDVWKLPAIAPWEKSCGKHPTQKPLSLLTRLILASTKPNDWILDPFTGSSTTGIAANLANRRFLGIDKEEEFLKISKNRKLEIQNLEIATSYQNKIVGFSHKK; the protein is encoded by the coding sequence ATGATAGAACCTTTTTACAAATCAGAAGATAAGAAATTTTACCTTTTAAAAGGAGATACTTTTGATTTATTAGAAAGTTTTGAGTATAAATTTGATATGATTTTTGCAGACCCACCCTATTTTTTATCTAATGGAGGTTTAACAATCAAAAATGGAAAAGTAGCAAGTGTAAATAAAGGTAATTGGGATAAATCAGAAGGACTTGAATATGTCAATGAATTTAATCGAAAATGGCTTATTTTGATTCGTGAAAAGATGAAAGAAAATGCTACTATTTGGATAAGTGGAACAATGCACAATATTTTTTCTATTGGACAATTACTTACAGAATTAGATTTCAAAATTTTGAATATTATTACTTGGCAAAAGACAAACCCTCCTCCTAATTTTTCTTGTAAATTTTTTACTCATTCTACTGAACATATTATTTGGGCAAGAAAGAATGAAAAAGTTCCTCATTATTTCAACTATGAATTAATGAAAGAACTTAATGATAATAAACAAATGAAAGATGTTTGGAAGCTTCCTGCTATTGCTCCTTGGGAAAAATCTTGTGGCAAACATCCTACTCAGAAACCTCTTTCTTTGCTTACACGATTAATTTTAGCTTCCACAAAACCGAATGATTGGATTTTAGATCCTTTTACTGGAAGTAGCACAACAGGAATTGCAGCAAATTTAGCAAATAGACGTTTTTTAGGGATTGATAAAGAAGAGGAGTTTTTGAAAATTAGTAAAAATAGAAAATTAGAAATTCAAAATTTAGAAATAGCTACATCATACCAAAATAAGATAGTGGGATTTAGTCATAAAAAATAA
- a CDS encoding heavy-metal-associated domain-containing protein has translation MKSIIFSLAFIFIAFVGTSNTFAPTKKATIVIKTESIQCGMCKERIEEALLQEKGVKYVTVDVDKKETTVTFNPKKIDADAIKKAISAVGYDADDIAAETTAYEKLPTCCQKGGH, from the coding sequence ATGAAATCTATCATTTTTTCATTAGCCTTTATTTTTATTGCTTTTGTAGGAACTTCAAATACATTTGCGCCTACCAAAAAAGCAACTATCGTTATCAAAACTGAATCTATTCAATGTGGAATGTGTAAAGAGCGCATTGAAGAAGCATTACTCCAAGAAAAAGGAGTAAAATATGTAACTGTTGATGTAGATAAAAAAGAAACAACAGTAACTTTTAATCCTAAAAAAATTGATGCTGATGCAATCAAAAAAGCAATTTCGGCAGTAGGTTATGATGCTGATGATATAGCAGCCGAAACAACTGCGTATGAAAAACTGCCTACTTGTTGTCAAAAAGGAGGGCATTAA